TTCGTTCATGATTTATAGTTTAATTGAACCTTATTGGATTCAAATTGAAGAGGTCATGATAGAATCAAATCAAATTCCTGCCCAGTTTGATGGTAAGAAAATTATTTTTATATCGGATGTCCACATGGGATCATGGCCATTTTTTGACCAAGAAAGAACACAAGATTTGGTCAATGAGGTAAATGGATTGCATCCAGACATGATTTTACTTGGAGGAGATTATGTAAGCGACGAACCTCTCTATGTCAATTCTTCATTTACAGAACTTTCCAAATTAAAAGCACCTTTAGGTGTTTACTGTGTTTTAGGAAACAATGATCCTCGGAATGAATCTCTTGAAGCTATTAAAAACACCAATATCACATATATTGGTAATACAGGCCTCTGGATTGAATATCAGGGGGCAAAGGTTAGAATTGGTGGTGTAGGCGATATACAGACTGATACCCAGGATCAAGACTCTGCAGTAGGTAATGCAAATAAAAATGATTTTATGCTACTTTTATCTCACAATCCTGACTTTTTTCCGCTGGCTGATAAATCAAAAGTAGATTTAATGCTTTCAGGGCACACTCATGGGGGACAAATAACTTTCTTTGGGATCTGGGCCCCATATACTCATTCTCAATATGGAAATAAATATAGAACTGGAGTAATAAAAGAAAATAACTCTACAATGGTTGTAAGTAATGGTATTGGTACAATTACATTACCTATGAGGTTCTTTGCACGTCCTCAGATTGTAGTAATAGATTTAAAAAGAACTTAACGTTTAAAGCAACATTAATCAAATTTAAACTTAAAAAATAAGAAAATATTGATAGAATGTCCTATCAACTATCTATTGCTGTCCAAATATTAAACTTTTCAAATAGTCAAATGCAGATTGTAGATAACTCATTATTTGACCCAATATTCCGCCAGATTGAGACAGCTGCCCTGTAACATTTTGTAGTTGTGACTTAAATCCTGCCAGTTCTCCCTGTACCTGTTGGGAATTCGATATGGTGTTTGCAATTTCCTGTGCCTGTGAATCACTGATATTGATATTCAGGTTATTAGCAGTGTTAATTACAATTACTTTAATCTGACTTGCATCTTGTAGATTTTGATTTTGAACTTCATTCTGGACTTGTTCGAAAAGATTAGCTATTGTATCCGGACTCTGACCTGTCTGGTTTGCTATCTGAGTTTCTGTATATAATGTATCTGTTGCAGCTTGTTTAGCACTGTCAGGGATTTGAGCACCTACTGCAAGTTCATAAGATTTTAATACACCTGCTAAAGCAGATTCTCCAGAGGATACAACAGGAGAAGTAACTACTACATATCCATTATTAATTCCTAAAGATTTTAGTGCATTTGCATACATCTTAGGGGTAACAACATTTATTTTACTGCTGTCCACTGTGACATTAATTCCATTGCTATAACTCAGATCCACCATAGCACATGAGTATATCTGACTTGAAGAGTAAGTCCTTCCAGTTATATTTTGAGAAATTTCGTTAACTTCAGATGCTGTAATAAGCTTTGTAGTAGCTGTACTCACATTTTTATCAGTGTGAGACTGGAAATAATCCATTACAGAATTCTTATATTGAGAATTTGAATTTGTAGCTACTCCTATGGTTACTGCAAATCCTGAAGCACCATATATTGGGGCTATAGCCATTAATACCAGCAGAATTACTGCTATATACTTTTTCATTAAACCACCTCATTGAGTAAATGAACTGTTGATCTAACAATTTTGGTTATGTAGTTCATGCGTTTCAAGGCAAACCTTTTAGATTTACATGTCATTCATTTTTTTAAATCAATGATTCTTAGCATATAGACGGATATAAACTTTTTCACTTAAAAAGGAAGAAAAAGTACAGATAATGTGAAATATTATCTAAAAATAAGTTATGGGAATTATTTCAAAAGCACAACTCTACTTTCATATGATTTATCTTTAATCTCCAAATCACATTTTTCTGCTACAGAACTTGCAAAATCATAAATCTCCTGATTTGAAGGCATATTTTCAAAAGTCAGCCTTTTTCTGGAGTATCCTACAAACATGTACGCTTTAATTTCAACAAAATCAGGATTTGTCTTTTTAATCATGTCGGCATATTCATCTACATTTTGCATGTTGTATCCTTTTACACATGTCATTCTCAAGACCGTTCTGCAGTCAAAGCTTGAAATCAAATCAAGGCTTTTATTTAGGTTATTCCATCCATTTTCTACCTGAGGGTTGCATAATTTGTTATATGTCTCTTTATTTGGAGCATCAAGGGATACATAAAGCTGGGTTGGTTCTTCTTTAAGATTTTCCAATTTTTCAGGTGTCATCCCATTTGTAACCAGGAATGTGGTGAAATTTCTCCTGTGGAATTCTTCTATCAGGTCATCTATTTTGGGGTACAGCATTGGTTCACCAGCAAGTGAAATCGCTGCATTATTTGGATCCTGAGATTCCTGGAGTTTTTTAGGGTTTGCTTTTTCATTTCCAAAAAATCCGCAGAGAAGATTCCTCTGGGCATCTATGCAGCCGTCAATAATTTCTCCGGGTTCATCAAAATCTCCTTTCCATTGTGTTTGCGTAACTGAGAGATCTCTCCAGCAGAATAAACACTTTTGATGGCAGAAAGGAACACTTGGAGATATTTGCAAGCACCTGTGGCTTTCTATACCATAAAATTTCTGTTTATAACATACTCCCTCATCAAGTATGCTCTTTTTAGTCCAGTGGCATACTTTAGCTGCAGAATGTTTGTTATTTCCTACAAACCGGTATCCCATTTTTTCAAGCTTTTTGAGGTTTTCATCGTTTAATGACATTTTAATCCTGCTTTAATTAAGTATTTATTGATAATATCTGATTTGATTATTTTACTCATAAATAAACATATTCTAAATCAATTACTGTTCTAGAAGTATATGAAATATTATCCCTGTCTATTTTATATTTGAGTTATTTTACTCACATATCATTTTGCAATGTATAAATTTTTTCATATAATCCAAAATTATTTTTCATATTACAACACCTAAAAGTTTTATGATTTTATTCATAATTAAAACTGCTTTTTTTGTTAAAAACAAACATAAAAGTAATATAAATTTAGGTTAAATTTCAAATATTTATTATTTTTTGTATTCAAGATATAAGAAGGCGTTGTAATCTATAAATTCGTTAAAATCGCTTTTTGTTAGAATTAAAGATAGAATAATATTTATTTACCTAAATAGAGTTTAGAATTAGCGTACATCTAATTTAATAAATCACCCACCTCAAGGTAACATATTAAACGTTTATGTTTTAAGGGAATGGGCTTTTATGGAAGCCCTTCTACCAAAACACGGAAGTAAGTTTCCTTCTTTAAGCTACTTATTTTAAATTAACTTTAAGCTCGCTTTAAATCTAAAAAACAACGGTATAAAAGCTTTTTTTCGACGAAAAAATCAAAAGATTTATATATGCTGTAGGTTGATTTTTGTATTGTCCAAAACGTTCCAAGTAAAGTACATCTAGTACTATGGGACACGGAGGCGGTACAATTAAGCGACAAAAATTGTGCGCACTGCTACTAGTAGTAGGTATGGCAGTGGGCATTTGCCCTTCAATAGCAGGGGCATCAGACCAAAATGCATCGGACAATAATGCACAAATTGGTCTACAAAAACATACAAACGTTTTAGAAGTAAATGCTGCTTCGACCATAAAAGTTAAAGTTTGGTATAAGCACTGGTATAAATCCCATGGAAAATGGAGATATGTATGGAAATATTACTACAAATACAAAACCAGTACAGCTAAAGCAGCATCAAGTTACAGTAGCTCGTCTTATACATCAAGTAGTAAAGCAAATACGTTCAGCGACCCTAAATTAAACTCCATTATGAAATCGGCCGCAGGATACGGCTACAGAAGCGGAGTAAGCACTGCCTCAGGCTTAGTTAAATATAAAGCCGGTGATTGTTGGGCATATAGTGCATATTTAGACTCTAAATTCAAGGCTGCAGGATACAAATCAAGGGTAATTCAATACGCGACAAGTTATTCCAGCAGGCACAGATCAGTACAATTATATCAAGAAGGGACATGGAAAACTGTTCCTTACAGGGCATACGGATACAATTATTTAATTGTATAACCCAGTTCAAACTGTAATTTCAAATTTACTTCACTTTAAAATCGGATTTTAGTCCTTGAAACATGAAAAATAAAGTTTTAAGGGCTTTTTTTAATTTTAGTTTTAACACAGCCTAATCAAATTATTTTTTTTTGTATAAATTTATAATTACCAAAATATTTTTATATTCTGGACATAGAAATAACATCAATACTATATTTGCTTTTTTGGAGGTTAATCATGAACGAAATTAAAGAAACTCCAATTGTAATTTTGAATTTTAAAACATATTTAGAATCTACAGGAGAAAATGCTCTAAAACTTGCTAAAAGTTCAGAGATGGTTGCAGAAGAAACTGGTGTAAATATAATGGTTGCACCTCAATATACAGATATTTACAGGATTGCTCGCGAAGTGGATATTCCTGTTTTAGCCCAGCATATTGATACAATTGATGCAGGAGGACACACAGGCAGTATTCTACCAGAATGTGTAAAAGAAGCTGGAGCAGTTGGTACTCTTATAAACCATTCAGAAAGAAGGGTAGAACTTTTTGAAATCGACGCTGCAATTAAAAAAGCGGATTCACTTGGATTAAGTACCGTTGTTTGTACAAATAATATAGAAACAAGTTCTGCGGCTGCTACGTTAAATCCAGATTTTGTAGCTATAGAACCTCCAGAACTTATAGGATCGGGAATCCCTGTATCCAAGGCCGAACCTGAAATCGTTGAAAAAACAGTAGAAAGCATCCACAACATCAATCCAAAAGTAAGAGTACTCTGTGGTGCTGGGATATCAACAGGAGATGACCTGAAAGCAGCGATAGATTTAGGAAGTGAAGGGGTACTTCTTGCATCCGGAATAATTCTTGCAGATGATCCTAAAAAAGCGCTTCTGGATCTTGTAAGTAAAATATAACTGAAAAATAAAATTTGAAGTCATGTTACAACTAGCTATCAAAATAAAAAAAATTACAGCAGTACTTATTCATGTAAAGTGAATATAAATTAATATATAAAAAAAATTAAACTGGAGAGAAAAAATGTCCCTTCCATTTTATACCATAGATGACTTTAATTTAGAAGATAAGACTGTTCTTGTGAGAGTTGATATAAATTCGCCTGTAGATCCAAGTACAGGTTCTATTTTAGATAACACAAGAATAAAATTACACGCCGAAACCATAGATGAAATTTCCAAGAAGGGTGCAAAAACAGTTGTGCTGGCTCATCAAAGTAGGCCTGGAAAAAAGGACTTTACTACACTCCAGCGGCATGCAAAAGCACTTTCAAACATTTTAAATCGTCCTGTGGATTACATTGATGATA
This Methanobacterium bryantii DNA region includes the following protein-coding sequences:
- a CDS encoding metallophosphoesterase; the encoded protein is MLKKIGLAIIIIITSFMIYSLIEPYWIQIEEVMIESNQIPAQFDGKKIIFISDVHMGSWPFFDQERTQDLVNEVNGLHPDMILLGGDYVSDEPLYVNSSFTELSKLKAPLGVYCVLGNNDPRNESLEAIKNTNITYIGNTGLWIEYQGAKVRIGGVGDIQTDTQDQDSAVGNANKNDFMLLLSHNPDFFPLADKSKVDLMLSGHTHGGQITFFGIWAPYTHSQYGNKYRTGVIKENNSTMVVSNGIGTITLPMRFFARPQIVVIDLKRT
- a CDS encoding DUF1002 domain-containing protein; protein product: MKKYIAVILLVLMAIAPIYGASGFAVTIGVATNSNSQYKNSVMDYFQSHTDKNVSTATTKLITASEVNEISQNITGRTYSSSQIYSCAMVDLSYSNGINVTVDSSKINVVTPKMYANALKSLGINNGYVVVTSPVVSSGESALAGVLKSYELAVGAQIPDSAKQAATDTLYTETQIANQTGQSPDTIANLFEQVQNEVQNQNLQDASQIKVIVINTANNLNINISDSQAQEIANTISNSQQVQGELAGFKSQLQNVTGQLSQSGGILGQIMSYLQSAFDYLKSLIFGQQ
- the twy1 gene encoding 4-demethylwyosine synthase TYW1 gives rise to the protein MSLNDENLKKLEKMGYRFVGNNKHSAAKVCHWTKKSILDEGVCYKQKFYGIESHRCLQISPSVPFCHQKCLFCWRDLSVTQTQWKGDFDEPGEIIDGCIDAQRNLLCGFFGNEKANPKKLQESQDPNNAAISLAGEPMLYPKIDDLIEEFHRRNFTTFLVTNGMTPEKLENLKEEPTQLYVSLDAPNKETYNKLCNPQVENGWNNLNKSLDLISSFDCRTVLRMTCVKGYNMQNVDEYADMIKKTNPDFVEIKAYMFVGYSRKRLTFENMPSNQEIYDFASSVAEKCDLEIKDKSYESRVVLLK
- the tpiA gene encoding triose-phosphate isomerase produces the protein MNEIKETPIVILNFKTYLESTGENALKLAKSSEMVAEETGVNIMVAPQYTDIYRIAREVDIPVLAQHIDTIDAGGHTGSILPECVKEAGAVGTLINHSERRVELFEIDAAIKKADSLGLSTVVCTNNIETSSAAATLNPDFVAIEPPELIGSGIPVSKAEPEIVEKTVESIHNINPKVRVLCGAGISTGDDLKAAIDLGSEGVLLASGIILADDPKKALLDLVSKI